One genomic window of Candidatus Hydrogenedentota bacterium includes the following:
- a CDS encoding response regulator, which produces MSTKKTIMVVDDDSDYRFQQRVQLEASGYAVIEADSAEQAMEELEKTRPDLALVDLMMEEMDAGFTLCYHIKKKYPDVPIILATAVTRETGLEFDASTSEERSWIKADVLLAKPIRFDQLRREIERLLGVAK; this is translated from the coding sequence ATGAGCACGAAGAAGACAATCATGGTGGTGGATGATGACAGCGATTACCGGTTCCAGCAACGCGTCCAACTGGAAGCGTCCGGTTACGCAGTGATCGAGGCGGACAGCGCCGAACAGGCCATGGAGGAACTGGAGAAAACGAGGCCCGATTTGGCCCTCGTCGATCTGATGATGGAGGAAATGGACGCGGGATTCACGCTTTGCTATCACATCAAGAAGAAATACCCCGACGTGCCCATTATCCTGGCCACGGCGGTGACGCGGGAAACCGGTCTTGAATTCGACGCCTCCACGAGCGAGGAGCGCTCGTGGATCAAAGCGGATGTGCTGCTGGCAAAACCGATTCGCTTCGACCAACTCCGGCGCGAAATCGAGCGCCTGCTCGGCGTTGCAAAGTAA